In Quercus lobata isolate SW786 chromosome 12, ValleyOak3.0 Primary Assembly, whole genome shotgun sequence, a genomic segment contains:
- the LOC115970058 gene encoding basic leucine zipper 4 — MSVFFSQEPVQFQCPVPEETRFTPDELQEILSLLESSGGDSVSLSPNSGSEGSSRAVYNDNERRLRRMISNRESARRSRWRKKKHVENLSSQMNQLELENQELKKRLGSALRQCHVVWGENERLRFESVALQARLSNLYRILFTMQAQ, encoded by the coding sequence aTGTCAGTGTTTTTCTCCCAAGAACCGGTCCAATTCCAATGCCCGGTTCCCGAAGAAACCAGGTTCACGCCAGATGAACTCCAAGAAATCTTGTCACTCTTAGAGTCATCAGGAGGAGACTCTGTCTCCCTCAGCCCAAACTCCGGTTCAGAGGGCTCGAGCCGGGCAGTTTACAATGACAATGAGAGAAGGCTGAGGCGCATGATATCAAACCGGGAGTCGGCCAGGCGGTCCAGGTGGCGAAAGAAGAAGCACGTAGAGAACCTCTCGAGCCAAATGAACCAGTTGGAGTTGGAGAACCAGGAATTGAAGAAGCGGTTAGGCTCGGCTTTACGACAGTGCCACGTTGTATGGGGCGAAAATGAGCGCTTAAGATTCGAATCTGTAGCTCTACAGGCTAGACTTTCGAATCTATATCGGATTTTATTTACCATGCAAGCACAGTAA